From Homalodisca vitripennis isolate AUS2020 chromosome 1, UT_GWSS_2.1, whole genome shotgun sequence, the proteins below share one genomic window:
- the LOC124360762 gene encoding sushi, von Willebrand factor type A, EGF and pentraxin domain-containing protein 1-like, whose protein sequence is MAATFHTMQLNGGHKPNYEYKQLAPLTVAALLLGLWSDSSPRCEEIRCPEPKLADHAILSVTNNDRMYGRTLIRTADSAVSVATYKIGALVKYRCERGYKIVGDPLSTCEENGHWSGTIPECVFVDCGMPTPPPHGRFSLASNVTYYGSAVLYECEDNYHLDGFARRICLENGTWSSETPTCKEIQCSEPEIEGIVSVQTSTHSIGGVAHYSCPRGTNMQGNSTRICLRKGIWSGRIPICKYVDCGEPGMIENGRVIVVNQSTLYGSAAEYHCVPQYQRIGPYLRKCMEDGVWSGEEPRCEMASNAASESQNLGLAIGIGAGIVVFLLVILGLIYIRLRRETPVKNTENVEGAVRKEEQSAAVMSYATLSNGSGHHNIYDNIREPEEMYDSPYEHTSHYEPSPVSRRSNKATVTINGVAVH, encoded by the exons CCCAGATGTGAAG AGATTAGGTGTCCTGAGCCAAAGCTAGCTGACCACGCCATCCTGTCAGTGACCAACAATGACCGAATGTATGGCAGGACTCTCATCCGAACTGCAGACTCAGCTGTGTCTGTGGCCACCTACAAGATCGGGGCGCTAGTCAAGTACCGTTGTGAGCGAGGGTATAAGATTGTCGGAGATCCATTGAGTACTTGTGAGGAGAATGGACACTGGAGTGGCACCATACCAGAGTGTGTCT TTGTGGACTGTGGGATGCCTACACCACCCCCTCATGGCCGTTTCTCCCTTGCATCCAATGTTACGTACTACGGTTCAGCAGTCTTGTATGAGTGTGAGGACAACTACCACCTTGATGGGTTCGCCCGGAGGATCTGTCTGGAGAACGGAACTTGGAGCTCAGAGACTCCAACCTGCAAGG AGATACAGTGTAGTGAACCTGAGATTGAAGGCATAGTGTCAGTGCAAACATCCACCCATAGTATTGGAGGGGTGGCCCACTACAGTTGTCCCAGGGGTACCAACATGCAGGGTAACTCTACCCGCATATGTCTTAGAAAGGGAATCTGGAGCGGACGCATTcctatctgtaaat ATGTGGACTGCGGTGAGCCAGGCATGATAGAGAATGGTCGGGTGATTGTGGTGAACCAGTCGACACTCTATGGCAGCGCAGCCGAGTACCACTGTGTGCCACAGTACCAGAGGATTGGGCCGTACCTACGCAAGTGTATGGAGGATGGCGTGTGGTCAGGGGAGGAGCCTAGATGTGAAA TGGCCTCTAATGCTGCAAGTGAATCTCAGAACCTTGGATTAGCAATTGGAATCGGAGCTGGAATTGTTGTCTTCCTACTTGTTATTTTAGGACTCATTTACATCAGATT GCGTAGGGAAACTCCAGTGAAGAACACAGAAAATGTGGAAGGAGCTGTCAGAAAGGAAGAGCAGAGCGCAGCTGTGATGTCATATGCAACACTGAGCAATGGCTCAGGACACCACAACATCTACGACAATATTCGTGAACCCGAAGAGATGTACGATTCACCGTACGAGCACACGAGTCACTATGAACCATCACCTGTGTCGAGGCGGAGCAACAAGGCGACTGTGACTATCAACGGTGTAGCTGTGCATTGA
- the LOC124361173 gene encoding myosin regulatory light chain sqh yields the protein MSSRKTAGRRATTKKRAQRATSNVFAMFDQAQIQEFKEAFNMIDQNRDGFVDKEDLHDMLASLGKNPTDEYLEAMMNEAPGPINFTMFLTLFGERLQGTDPEDVIKNAFGCFDEDNNGYINEERLRELLISMGDRFTDEDVDEMYREAPIKNGMFDYIEFTRILKHGAKDKDEQ from the exons ATGTCTTCCAGGAAAACCGCAGGTCGAAGGGCAACCACTAAGAAGCGTGCTCAGAGAGCAACTTCCAATGTGTTCGCAATGTTTGATCAGGCACAGATTCAAGAGTTTAAGGAAGCTTTCAATATGATTGATCAGAACAGGGATGGTTTTGTTGACAAAGAAGATCTACATGATATGCTTGCTTCTTTGG GCAAGAATCCCACCGACGAGTATCTGGAAGCCATGATGAATGAGGCACCAGGACCCATCAACTTTACTATGTTCCTTACACTGTTTGGGGAGCGGCTGCAAGGAACCGATCCTGAAGATGTAATTAAAAATGCTTTTGGGTGCTTTGATGAAGACAACAATGGTTACATCAATGAAGAGCGACTACGTGAACTGCTCATTTCCATGGGGGACCGGTTCACAGACGAAGAT GTGGATGAGATGTACAGGGAAGCACCTATCAAGAATGGTATGTTTGATTACATCGAGTTTACTCGCATACTGAAACATGGAGCCAAGGATAAGGatgaacaataa